One window from the genome of Pedococcus badiiscoriae encodes:
- a CDS encoding SRPBCC family protein: MADRTESSIDIDAKPGEVLDVIADFESYPQWATEVKNVTVLTEEGDGWADQVQFTLDAGAIKDTYTLDYEWDVARNGTGVVSWSLVEATVLKAMNGSYTLAAKGKDATTVTYRLAVDVKIPMLGMLKRKAEKVIIDTALKSLKKRVEA, translated from the coding sequence ATGGCCGACCGCACCGAATCCAGCATCGACATCGACGCCAAGCCCGGTGAGGTCCTCGACGTCATCGCCGATTTCGAGAGCTATCCGCAGTGGGCGACGGAGGTCAAGAACGTCACCGTTCTCACCGAGGAGGGCGACGGCTGGGCGGACCAGGTCCAGTTCACCCTCGATGCGGGGGCCATCAAGGACACCTACACCCTCGACTACGAGTGGGACGTGGCCAGGAACGGCACAGGCGTCGTGTCGTGGAGCCTGGTCGAGGCGACCGTCCTCAAGGCCATGAACGGCTCGTACACGTTGGCAGCCAAGGGAAAGGACGCCACCACGGTGACCTACCGGCTCGCCGTCGACGTCAAGATCCCGATGCTGGGCATGCTCAAGCGCAAGGCCGAGAAGGTCATCATCGACACGGCACTGAAGTCGCTGAAGAAGCGGGTGGAGGCTTGA
- a CDS encoding Lrp/AsnC ligand binding domain-containing protein — protein MISAIVLINAEVDRIPEVAQAIAELEGVSEVYSVAGDADLIAMIRVREHEQLNDVIADRLNKVQGVIGTNTHIAFRTYSKHDLEAAFSLGLDGD, from the coding sequence GTGATCTCCGCCATCGTGCTCATCAACGCCGAAGTCGACCGCATCCCCGAGGTGGCCCAGGCCATCGCCGAGCTCGAGGGTGTCTCCGAGGTCTACTCGGTCGCCGGTGACGCCGACCTCATCGCGATGATCCGGGTCAGGGAGCACGAGCAGCTCAACGACGTGATCGCCGACCGGCTCAACAAGGTGCAGGGCGTCATCGGGACCAACACCCACATCGCCTTCCGCACCTATTCCAAGCACGACCTCGAGGCTGCCTTCAGCCTCGGCCTCGACGGCGACTGA
- a CDS encoding DEDD exonuclease domain-containing protein has translation MQTAGDQMVQGTFDDLGTALADVTFVVVDLETTGGSPADSAITEIGAVKVRGGEVMGEFQTLVNPHVPIPPFIQSLTGITTSMVADAPRIESALPAFLEFAQGAVLVAHNAGFDVGFLKMAARDQGIEWPRHAVLDTVHLARQLVTRDEARNHKLSTLAALFGATTTPDHRALHDAQATVDVLHALIGRVGSLGVHTLEELASYTSRVSPAQRRKRWLADGLPNEPGVYLFKDSDGRVLYVGTSINIRTRVRSYFTASEQRTRMAEMVRLAESVTPIVCATTLEAEVRELRLIAAHKPRYNRRSKTPERATWVKLTVEAFPRLSIVREVRGDGARYIGPFGSRGAAEDAIAAVHEVIPLRQCVQRLSPTRLVGSCALADMGRCGAPCTGAQSVQEYAAVVQDAVHALAGDSRGVVTALRSRMGSLADQERFEDAGTLRDRMLALVRGIARAQRIAPLAASPQIIAARPATTGGWEIVVVRHGRLAASTISPRGADPMPYVDALRDSAEVVLPAPWPAPAATPEETEKILRWLESPGVRIVDLDGEWTCPVGGAGGARAELEPQLVAQHAVPGFVAAS, from the coding sequence ATGCAGACGGCCGGCGACCAGATGGTGCAAGGCACCTTCGACGACCTGGGCACGGCACTGGCCGATGTCACGTTCGTCGTCGTCGACCTCGAGACCACCGGCGGCAGCCCGGCCGACTCGGCGATCACCGAGATCGGGGCGGTCAAGGTGCGGGGCGGCGAGGTGATGGGCGAGTTCCAGACGCTGGTCAACCCGCACGTGCCGATCCCGCCGTTCATCCAGTCCCTCACCGGCATCACCACCTCGATGGTGGCCGACGCACCACGTATCGAGTCCGCGCTGCCCGCGTTCCTGGAGTTCGCCCAGGGTGCGGTGCTCGTCGCCCACAACGCCGGGTTCGACGTCGGCTTCCTCAAGATGGCCGCCCGCGACCAGGGCATCGAGTGGCCGCGGCACGCGGTCCTCGACACGGTCCACCTCGCCCGCCAGCTGGTGACACGCGACGAGGCGCGCAACCACAAGCTGTCCACGCTGGCCGCCCTGTTCGGCGCGACGACCACGCCCGACCACCGTGCCCTGCACGACGCCCAGGCCACCGTCGACGTCCTGCACGCCCTGATCGGCCGCGTGGGCAGTCTCGGCGTGCACACCCTCGAGGAGCTCGCGAGCTACACCTCGCGGGTGAGCCCGGCCCAACGCCGCAAGCGGTGGCTGGCCGACGGCCTGCCCAACGAGCCCGGGGTCTACCTGTTCAAGGACAGCGACGGCCGGGTCCTCTACGTCGGCACCTCGATCAACATCCGCACGCGCGTGCGAAGCTACTTCACCGCGTCCGAGCAGCGCACCCGGATGGCCGAGATGGTGCGGCTCGCCGAGTCGGTGACCCCGATCGTCTGCGCCACCACGCTCGAGGCCGAGGTCCGCGAGCTGCGCCTCATCGCCGCTCACAAGCCGCGCTACAACCGCCGCTCCAAGACCCCTGAGCGAGCCACCTGGGTCAAGCTCACCGTCGAGGCCTTTCCACGGCTGTCGATCGTGCGCGAAGTCCGCGGTGACGGCGCGCGGTACATCGGCCCGTTCGGCAGCCGCGGCGCGGCCGAGGACGCCATTGCGGCGGTGCACGAGGTGATCCCGCTGCGCCAGTGCGTGCAACGGCTCTCGCCCACCCGCCTCGTCGGATCGTGTGCCCTCGCCGACATGGGTCGGTGCGGCGCCCCCTGCACCGGTGCCCAGAGCGTCCAGGAGTATGCCGCGGTGGTGCAGGACGCGGTGCACGCCCTGGCCGGAGACTCCCGCGGGGTGGTGACGGCGCTCCGCTCGAGGATGGGCTCGCTCGCCGACCAGGAGCGGTTCGAGGACGCGGGCACGCTGCGTGACCGCATGCTGGCGCTGGTGCGCGGGATCGCCAGGGCCCAGCGGATCGCCCCCCTCGCCGCGAGCCCCCAGATCATCGCCGCCCGCCCCGCCACCACCGGCGGGTGGGAGATCGTCGTCGTCCGGCACGGTCGCCTCGCGGCCAGCACGATCTCGCCACGGGGCGCTGACCCGATGCCCTATGTCGACGCCCTGCGAGACAGTGCCGAGGTCGTGCTCCCCGCCCCCTGGCCGGCCCCCGCGGCCACGCCCGAGGAGACCGAGAAGATCCTGCGCTGGCTGGAGTCGCCGGGCGTGCGCATCGTCGACCTCGACGGGGAGTGGACCTGCCCGGTCGGCGGCGCGGGTGGCGCCCGCGCGGAGCTCGAGCCGCAGCTCGTCGCCCAGCACGCCGTCCCGGGTTTCGTCGCGGCGTCCTGA
- a CDS encoding polyketide cyclase / dehydrase and lipid transport has translation MRDRRIDIIDETFIRAAPQVVRASLDEEAWTAQIWPHLTRSVTRDRGVKGMRWSVTGQVVGEMEVWLEPFRDGVVVHHYVRGTRGPRAPRDVATRHTLRWKRAVHELKDRLEATPG, from the coding sequence GTGCGGGACCGCAGGATCGACATCATCGACGAGACCTTCATCCGCGCTGCGCCGCAGGTGGTCCGGGCGAGTCTCGACGAGGAGGCCTGGACCGCCCAGATCTGGCCGCACCTGACCCGGTCCGTCACCCGGGACCGCGGGGTCAAGGGGATGCGGTGGAGCGTCACCGGGCAGGTCGTGGGCGAGATGGAGGTCTGGCTCGAACCGTTCCGCGACGGCGTCGTGGTGCACCACTACGTCCGTGGCACCCGCGGGCCGCGGGCCCCGCGCGACGTGGCCACCCGGCATACCCTGCGGTGGAAGCGCGCGGTGCACGAGCTCAAGGACCGCCTCGAGGCCACCCCCGGGTGA
- a CDS encoding SCO7613 C-terminal domain-containing membrane protein codes for MSTIPCPACGRPLPEAPTACPDCHLPLTGPDAARLWQVDQTLATLQRERASLIASLRATTATTPPATQSTEPAGSTVTATDLRRTWTTQQTLLAVGVLLVLVAGSIALAIAWFIIGRVGQMLVMGGFTAAATLASLRLSRRHLPSSAEALALVAGGLLILDIAAARRFGLAHLDVVDGRAYTAVSGILAAVALAAVHRRDQRIAGFALLSLTAASIGWAGVVGYASTAAGGAALALLGAVVFGVLHLVVPSSYGLTRRAATGPAAGWTALSFAVAGYGALSASVDALNHPSGAGIGELTLDGSACLLVLATLATAGALTVRQVVAARATRLGGRRAVRADWRGRPLSGDWRAVGVVALVASAAVPTTVLCLALQVGAFWTAGLSLLAAVVATVLAASRTRTTSLGAAWCEAQTGLAMAILVVVTLIQDSRPATIVALAGAALAAATAAVQRPGWRVPATGVAALAAVFALALTGSLVSPDVEVLVAAVGGAALVVAALTRRLEPEEVPLAAVGHLTLVSALLGAVGGGLADAVTISVLGGIAGTTAATALLRPLLRPVGVGVSAATATWALWLAGGLVGSRTQWAVLVLTALALVALTLWRRRRPEELVLGTIASLLAVTTVAVAVDRSWPHAAAAVAAAYGLLAVGYAALPQRRAVVTLAVVALTSATWLQLGHADVTTLEAWSLPPAALLLAAGLWSHRELGDRTWLTAGPGLAVGLLPSALFTTVDDGVLRPLVTVSAAVLVLIVGALRRWQAPVVLGAAAAVVVAVTELGPYAVQLPRYLTLGTLGVALLAVGARYEQRRADARQAVSWLASLS; via the coding sequence ATGTCGACGATCCCCTGCCCCGCCTGTGGCCGCCCCCTGCCCGAGGCTCCGACTGCGTGCCCCGACTGCCACCTCCCGCTGACCGGCCCGGACGCCGCCCGCCTGTGGCAGGTCGACCAGACCCTTGCCACCCTCCAGCGCGAGCGCGCGTCCCTCATCGCCTCGCTGCGCGCCACGACCGCCACCACTCCCCCGGCCACCCAGTCCACCGAGCCCGCCGGCTCTACCGTCACCGCCACCGACCTCCGCCGGACCTGGACGACCCAGCAGACCCTCCTCGCGGTCGGCGTCCTGCTGGTGCTGGTCGCGGGGTCGATCGCCCTGGCCATCGCCTGGTTCATCATCGGCCGCGTGGGTCAGATGCTGGTGATGGGTGGCTTCACCGCCGCCGCCACCCTGGCGTCCCTGAGGCTCTCGCGGCGCCACCTGCCCAGCAGCGCGGAAGCCCTGGCGCTGGTCGCCGGAGGCCTGCTGATCCTGGACATCGCGGCTGCCCGCCGGTTCGGGCTGGCCCACCTCGACGTCGTCGACGGACGCGCCTACACCGCCGTGAGCGGCATCCTCGCCGCTGTCGCCCTCGCCGCCGTGCACCGCCGCGACCAGCGCATCGCCGGCTTCGCCCTGCTGTCGCTCACCGCGGCCTCGATCGGGTGGGCGGGTGTCGTCGGGTATGCCTCGACCGCCGCCGGGGGCGCGGCCCTCGCCCTGCTCGGCGCGGTGGTCTTCGGGGTCCTGCACCTGGTCGTGCCTTCCTCCTACGGACTGACCCGCCGGGCCGCGACAGGGCCTGCCGCCGGGTGGACCGCGCTGTCCTTCGCCGTGGCGGGATATGGCGCGCTGAGCGCGTCCGTGGACGCGCTGAACCACCCCTCCGGCGCTGGGATCGGTGAGCTCACCCTCGATGGTTCCGCCTGCCTCCTGGTGCTGGCCACCCTGGCCACGGCAGGGGCCCTCACCGTCAGGCAGGTCGTCGCGGCGCGGGCGACGCGGCTCGGCGGCCGACGCGCGGTCCGGGCCGACTGGCGGGGACGTCCACTCTCCGGCGACTGGCGCGCCGTGGGGGTCGTCGCCCTCGTCGCCTCCGCGGCGGTCCCGACGACCGTCCTGTGCTTGGCCCTCCAGGTCGGTGCGTTCTGGACCGCCGGGCTGTCCCTGCTCGCCGCCGTCGTCGCCACGGTCCTGGCTGCCTCCCGGACCCGGACGACCTCGCTGGGCGCGGCATGGTGCGAGGCCCAGACAGGGCTGGCCATGGCGATCCTGGTCGTGGTCACCCTCATCCAGGACTCGCGTCCTGCGACCATCGTCGCCCTCGCCGGGGCCGCCCTGGCAGCCGCCACGGCAGCCGTGCAGCGACCCGGCTGGCGCGTGCCCGCGACGGGGGTGGCGGCCCTCGCTGCGGTCTTCGCCCTGGCCCTCACCGGGTCCCTCGTCTCCCCGGACGTCGAGGTGCTGGTCGCCGCGGTCGGCGGCGCGGCCCTCGTGGTGGCGGCCCTGACCCGGCGCCTGGAGCCGGAGGAGGTGCCACTGGCCGCGGTCGGCCACCTCACCCTGGTCAGCGCGCTGCTGGGCGCCGTGGGCGGCGGACTCGCTGACGCGGTGACGATCAGCGTGCTCGGCGGCATCGCCGGGACCACGGCGGCGACCGCGCTGCTGCGTCCGCTGCTGCGCCCGGTCGGCGTGGGGGTGAGCGCCGCGACAGCGACCTGGGCCCTGTGGCTGGCCGGTGGGCTCGTCGGCAGCCGCACCCAGTGGGCCGTGCTCGTCCTCACCGCCCTGGCCCTGGTGGCCCTCACCCTGTGGCGGCGCCGCCGCCCGGAGGAGCTCGTGCTCGGCACCATCGCCTCCCTCCTGGCCGTCACCACCGTCGCGGTCGCCGTCGACCGCTCCTGGCCGCACGCGGCGGCAGCCGTCGCCGCGGCATACGGACTGCTCGCCGTCGGGTATGCCGCCCTGCCGCAGCGCCGCGCGGTCGTCACCCTCGCGGTGGTGGCGCTGACGTCGGCGACCTGGCTCCAGCTCGGCCACGCCGACGTGACGACCCTCGAGGCCTGGAGCCTGCCGCCGGCCGCGCTGCTGCTGGCAGCCGGCCTGTGGTCGCACCGCGAGCTCGGCGACCGCACCTGGCTGACCGCCGGACCGGGACTGGCCGTGGGGCTGCTCCCGTCCGCTCTGTTCACCACGGTCGACGACGGGGTGCTGCGCCCGCTGGTCACGGTCAGTGCCGCGGTGCTGGTCCTCATCGTCGGGGCGCTGCGCCGCTGGCAGGCGCCGGTCGTCCTGGGGGCGGCGGCCGCCGTCGTCGTCGCGGTGACCGAGCTCGGGCCCTACGCGGTCCAGCTGCCGCGCTACCTCACGCTGGGCACGTTGGGCGTGGCCCTGCTGGCCGTGGGCGCACGGTACGAGCAACGTCGCGCCGACGCCCGTCAGGCCGTGAGCTGGCTCGCCTCGCTCTCGTAG
- a CDS encoding AMP-binding protein: MQEHVAPPLVPPTTEGSLADLPARNAASNPSRVAFSRKEGTRWIDVTAAEFDRDVRAVAKGLIASGIAPGDRVAIMCKTRYEWTLTDFAIWTAGAVTVPIYETSSAEQVSWILTDSGAKGIMLETPAHAATLEEVRAQVPGLAHVWQVDAGAIADLETAGAGVSDADLEAAKASLDRASIATIIYTSGTTGRPKGVQLTHDNFLALSENAITKLGSVVKADGASTLLFLPLAHVFARFIQVLCVAGEAKMGHSADIKNLLPDFAEFKPTFILSVPRVFEKIYNSAEAKATAEGKGKIFANAAETAIAWSTAQDAGGPGLGLKVRHGIFDKLVYAKLRAAMGGQVLYAVSGGAPLGTRLGHFFRGIGVTVLEGYGLTETTAPATVNVPDRVKIGTVGAPLPGVGIRIADDGEILIRGNNVFAAYNNNAEATAGAMQDGWFHTGDLGELDEDGYLKITGRKKELLVTAGGKNVAPAALEDRLRAHPLISQCIVVGDQKPFIGALLTLDEEMYPGWAKNNGLSGVTFEQARTDPTVLAELQRAVDDANKSVSKAESIRKFAVLPGDFTEENGYLTPSLKLKRNIVLKDFHDEVESLYAGAKE, translated from the coding sequence GTGCAGGAACACGTCGCACCCCCGCTCGTGCCCCCCACCACCGAGGGGAGTCTTGCCGACCTGCCCGCACGCAACGCCGCCTCGAACCCGTCGCGGGTCGCGTTCTCGCGCAAGGAGGGCACCCGCTGGATCGACGTCACAGCTGCCGAGTTCGACCGGGACGTCCGGGCTGTCGCCAAGGGCCTGATCGCCTCGGGAATCGCACCCGGTGACCGGGTCGCGATCATGTGCAAGACCCGCTACGAGTGGACCCTCACGGACTTCGCGATCTGGACCGCCGGCGCGGTGACAGTCCCGATCTACGAGACCTCCTCCGCCGAGCAGGTCAGCTGGATCCTCACCGACTCCGGCGCCAAGGGCATCATGCTCGAGACGCCCGCCCACGCGGCCACCCTCGAGGAGGTCCGCGCGCAGGTGCCCGGCCTGGCCCACGTCTGGCAGGTCGACGCGGGGGCGATCGCCGACCTCGAGACCGCCGGCGCCGGGGTCAGCGACGCCGACCTCGAGGCGGCCAAGGCGAGCCTCGACCGCGCCAGCATCGCGACGATCATCTACACCTCGGGCACCACCGGGCGTCCCAAGGGCGTCCAGCTGACCCACGACAACTTCCTGGCGCTCTCCGAGAACGCCATCACCAAGCTGGGCTCGGTCGTCAAGGCCGACGGCGCCTCCACGTTGCTCTTCCTGCCACTGGCCCACGTCTTCGCACGGTTCATCCAGGTCCTGTGCGTGGCGGGCGAGGCCAAGATGGGCCACAGCGCCGACATCAAGAACCTCCTGCCCGACTTCGCGGAGTTCAAGCCGACCTTCATCCTGTCGGTCCCCCGGGTCTTCGAGAAGATCTACAACTCCGCCGAGGCCAAGGCCACCGCCGAGGGCAAGGGCAAGATCTTCGCCAACGCCGCGGAGACCGCCATCGCCTGGTCCACCGCCCAGGATGCCGGCGGGCCTGGTCTCGGCCTGAAGGTGCGCCACGGCATCTTCGACAAGCTCGTCTATGCCAAGCTCCGGGCCGCCATGGGCGGCCAGGTCCTGTATGCCGTGTCCGGCGGGGCCCCGCTCGGCACCCGGCTGGGGCACTTCTTCCGGGGCATCGGCGTCACCGTCCTCGAGGGCTACGGCCTGACCGAGACCACGGCGCCGGCCACGGTCAACGTGCCCGACCGGGTCAAGATCGGCACCGTCGGTGCTCCGCTGCCCGGGGTCGGCATCCGGATCGCCGACGACGGCGAGATCCTGATCCGGGGCAACAACGTCTTCGCGGCCTACAACAACAACGCCGAGGCGACGGCTGGCGCGATGCAGGACGGCTGGTTCCACACCGGCGACCTCGGCGAGCTCGACGAGGACGGTTACCTCAAGATCACCGGGCGCAAGAAGGAGCTGCTCGTCACCGCCGGTGGCAAGAACGTCGCCCCGGCGGCCCTCGAGGACCGGCTGCGCGCCCACCCGCTGATCTCCCAGTGCATCGTGGTCGGTGACCAGAAGCCGTTCATCGGAGCCCTGCTGACCCTCGACGAGGAGATGTACCCCGGCTGGGCCAAGAACAACGGCCTCAGCGGCGTGACGTTCGAGCAGGCTCGCACCGACCCGACCGTGCTCGCCGAGCTCCAGAGGGCGGTCGACGACGCCAACAAGTCGGTCTCCAAGGCCGAGTCGATCCGCAAGTTCGCCGTGCTGCCCGGTGACTTCACCGAGGAGAACGGCTACCTGACGCCCAGCCTGAAGCTCAAGCGCAACATCGTCCTGAAGGACTTCCACGACGAGGTGGAGTCGCTCTACGCCGGGGCCAAGGAGTGA
- a CDS encoding ArsA family ATPase: MRVILFTGKGGVGKTTTAAATAVHAARAGVKTLVMSTDAAHSLGDALGVDLGADARAGHERAATPVDVEPGLSALQISPPHLLGESWRAVQTYLLSVLDTVGIDPVVAEELTRLPGAEEVAALLELRAQVESGPWDLVVVDCAPTAETLRLLALPEALAWHLERLLPAQRGLIRTLRPAAAAAAGIPLPDVAVVEAVTGWHRQMRQVHRILTGDQTSVRLVLTPERVVIAESRRTWTSLSLYGFVVDAVVVNRVFPDAAAEAGRRTPDAWRASWNAAQQEGLVEVRESFAGLPVVVTPYLPSEPIGADALAALAQAQQGAADVLTPVAHRGLVVEQTPEGFLLTLPLPLAHASDLGLQRRDDELVVTVGEHRRVLTLPAALQRCVVEGASVRDGRLRVRFVPDEEVWPRG, translated from the coding sequence ATGCGGGTCATTCTCTTCACCGGCAAGGGTGGCGTCGGCAAGACCACCACCGCTGCCGCCACCGCCGTCCACGCCGCGCGGGCCGGGGTCAAGACGCTGGTCATGTCGACGGACGCGGCGCACTCCCTCGGCGACGCCCTGGGAGTCGACCTCGGGGCTGACGCACGCGCCGGCCACGAACGTGCCGCGACCCCGGTGGACGTCGAGCCCGGGCTGTCCGCGCTGCAGATCTCCCCACCGCACCTGCTGGGCGAGTCCTGGCGCGCGGTGCAGACCTACCTGCTCTCGGTCCTGGACACGGTCGGGATCGACCCCGTCGTGGCCGAGGAGCTCACCCGGCTGCCCGGCGCCGAAGAGGTCGCCGCGCTGCTCGAGCTGCGTGCGCAGGTCGAGTCGGGTCCCTGGGACCTCGTCGTCGTCGACTGCGCCCCGACCGCGGAGACCTTGCGGCTGCTGGCGCTGCCCGAAGCCCTCGCCTGGCACCTCGAGCGCCTGCTGCCCGCGCAGCGCGGGCTGATCCGGACCCTGCGCCCGGCGGCCGCGGCTGCTGCCGGCATCCCGCTGCCCGACGTCGCGGTGGTCGAGGCGGTGACCGGGTGGCATCGCCAGATGCGCCAGGTGCACCGCATCCTGACCGGCGACCAGACCTCCGTCCGGCTGGTGCTCACCCCCGAACGCGTGGTCATCGCCGAGTCCCGGCGCACCTGGACCTCGTTGTCGCTCTACGGGTTCGTCGTGGACGCCGTCGTCGTCAACCGCGTGTTCCCGGACGCTGCCGCCGAGGCGGGTCGCCGCACTCCGGACGCCTGGCGCGCCTCGTGGAACGCCGCCCAGCAGGAGGGTCTGGTGGAGGTCCGCGAGTCGTTCGCCGGTCTGCCCGTCGTGGTGACTCCCTACCTGCCGTCGGAGCCGATCGGGGCCGACGCCCTGGCCGCCCTCGCGCAGGCGCAGCAGGGGGCTGCCGACGTCCTCACCCCGGTCGCGCATCGGGGCCTGGTCGTGGAGCAGACGCCCGAGGGTTTCCTGTTGACCCTGCCGCTGCCCCTGGCACACGCCTCCGACCTCGGTCTCCAGCGCCGGGACGACGAGCTGGTCGTGACGGTGGGCGAGCACCGCCGGGTGCTCACCCTGCCCGCCGCTCTGCAACGATGTGTGGTCGAAGGTGCCTCGGTGCGCGACGGCCGGCTGCGGGTGCGCTTCGTCCCCGACGAGGAGGTCTGGCCGCGTGGCTGA
- a CDS encoding glycosyltransferase 87 family protein, producing the protein MRRPASGPSTRSVAVSSSVFALAWLVFFTALQWSVVRYRIPIVAALTAATIALAWWQWSGWRVRLTRPAAALVLAGSALATLAVPLFSYLAPTGLAVATTVLVVAPLLAAVLLGARGSRAAWAAGLVAVVGYAACAAIAVISSPRPRIDVWVSLQQASDGLARGENFYAMTWTGSPGVKDAFTYLPWTAVLLAPGRWLFGDIRWALAFWTLVAVAGIWALARGAGSRPAGSSAGRDWVWTAATVTALLVFAPGTLTQLDQAWTEPLLLAGLVWWAVLVQRDRAWWAVIPLALACASKQHLALLLPVLLVWRPFGWRRAVATGALTGALIAPWFLASPPDFVHDTISLLVGFHPIKFANTLYLLALNTFGVTLPFAVTGVVVLGTLAAVCWTVWRRQPALAEVLRWLALVLLVANLVNKQAFYNQFWLVGALVVASLDLSADPRPGPESTDQADPGTPLAAGDQPAARDLR; encoded by the coding sequence ATGCGCCGTCCTGCCAGCGGGCCGTCCACGCGGTCCGTGGCGGTGTCCTCGTCCGTCTTCGCCCTGGCCTGGCTGGTGTTCTTCACGGCCTTGCAGTGGAGCGTCGTGCGCTACCGCATCCCCATCGTCGCAGCCCTGACCGCGGCGACGATCGCGCTCGCGTGGTGGCAGTGGTCCGGGTGGCGTGTGCGGCTGACCCGTCCGGCGGCTGCCCTCGTGCTGGCCGGGTCGGCGTTGGCGACCCTCGCGGTGCCGTTGTTCAGCTATCTCGCCCCCACGGGCCTCGCGGTGGCCACCACCGTGCTCGTCGTGGCGCCGCTGCTGGCTGCCGTCCTGCTGGGCGCCCGCGGATCCCGCGCTGCGTGGGCGGCCGGCCTCGTCGCCGTCGTCGGGTATGCCGCGTGCGCGGCCATCGCCGTCATCTCCTCACCCCGGCCGCGCATCGACGTGTGGGTCTCGCTGCAGCAAGCCTCCGACGGCCTCGCGCGCGGGGAGAACTTCTACGCCATGACCTGGACGGGCTCCCCGGGCGTCAAGGACGCCTTCACCTACCTGCCGTGGACGGCCGTCCTGCTCGCGCCGGGGCGCTGGCTGTTCGGTGACATCCGCTGGGCCCTGGCCTTCTGGACCCTCGTGGCCGTCGCCGGCATCTGGGCCCTCGCGCGCGGGGCGGGCTCGCGGCCTGCGGGATCCAGCGCTGGGCGCGACTGGGTCTGGACCGCCGCCACGGTGACCGCGCTGCTCGTGTTCGCCCCCGGGACGCTCACGCAGCTCGACCAGGCGTGGACCGAGCCACTGCTGCTTGCCGGACTGGTCTGGTGGGCCGTCCTCGTGCAGCGCGACCGGGCCTGGTGGGCCGTCATCCCGCTGGCACTGGCGTGCGCCAGCAAGCAGCACCTCGCGCTGCTGCTGCCCGTCCTGCTGGTGTGGCGTCCCTTCGGGTGGCGCCGGGCCGTGGCGACGGGTGCCCTGACCGGCGCGCTGATCGCCCCCTGGTTCCTCGCGAGCCCACCGGACTTCGTCCACGACACGATCAGCCTGCTCGTGGGGTTCCACCCCATCAAGTTCGCCAACACGCTCTACCTGTTGGCGCTCAACACCTTCGGCGTGACCCTGCCGTTCGCCGTGACCGGGGTGGTCGTGCTCGGCACCCTCGCCGCCGTCTGCTGGACGGTCTGGCGACGGCAGCCTGCCCTGGCCGAGGTCCTGCGCTGGCTGGCGCTGGTGCTGCTCGTGGCCAACCTCGTCAACAAACAGGCCTTCTACAACCAGTTCTGGCTCGTGGGCGCCCTGGTCGTCGCCTCCCTGGACCTGTCAGCCGACCCGAGACCGGGGCCCGAGTCGACGGACCAGGCAGACCCGGGCACACCACTCGCCGCCGGCGATCAGCCGGCCGCGAGAGACCTCAGGTAG